In one Haemophilus parainfluenzae genomic region, the following are encoded:
- the rpsP gene encoding 30S ribosomal protein S16, translated as MVTIRLSRGGAKKRPFYQIVVADSRSPRDGRFIERVGFFNPIAQGNAERLRVDLERVNHWVAQGASLSDRVATLVKEAQKA; from the coding sequence ATGGTAACCATTCGTTTATCTCGTGGCGGAGCTAAAAAACGCCCATTTTATCAAATCGTAGTAGCTGACAGTCGTTCACCACGTGACGGTCGTTTCATTGAGCGTGTAGGTTTCTTCAACCCAATCGCACAAGGTAATGCAGAGCGTCTTCGTGTTGATCTTGAGCGTGTAAACCACTGGGTTGCTCAAGGTGCATCACTTTCAGATCGTGTTGCAACTTTGGTAAAAGAAGCTCAAAAAGCATAA